The Doryrhamphus excisus isolate RoL2022-K1 chromosome 1, RoL_Dexc_1.0, whole genome shotgun sequence genome includes a window with the following:
- the sdr39u1 gene encoding epimerase family protein SDR39U1 has translation MRVVIGGGSGFVGRELMRLLREQGHEVTVISRQAGPGRITWAELQSGGLPPCDGAVNLAGENIMNPLRWWNESYKKDLFSSRIDTTKALAQAIEASPSPPLSWVLVSGVACYKPSLTAEYTEDSDWTPFDLLSKLVKEWEASALLPESVTKTTKQVVIRPGAVLGRDGGAMKQMLLPFWLGLGGTLGSGRQPFPWIHVSDLAGIIAHALQSPADTPLSSPLVLNGVAPTLNTNYEFTKELGRVLRRPTIFSVPGFAMNALLGSERAVILTQGQKVVPKRTLETGFQYKFPDLTSALQEIAS, from the exons ATGAGGGTTGTAATAG GAGGCGGATCTGGCTTTGTGGGTCGAGAGTTGATGCGTCTTCTCAGGGAACAAGGTCATGAGGTCACCGTGATTTCACGGCAGGCAGGTCCTGGGAGAATAACATGG GCTGAGTTGCAGTCAGGCGGCCTTCCACCATGTGACGGCGCTGTCAACTTGGCAGGAGAGAATATCATGAACCCTCTGCGATG GTGGAACGAAAGCTACAAGAAGGACTTgttttccagtcgtattgacacGACAAAAGCTCTGGCTCAAGCTATCGAAGCATCCCCCAGTCCTCCTCTCTCTTGGGTTCTGGTCTCTGGCGTTG CGTGCTACAAGCCCAGTCTGACAGCTGAGTATACTGAAGACAGTGATTGGACACCCTTTGACCTGCTGTCCAAACTCGTGAAAGAGTGGGAAGCTTCTGCGCTTTTGCCGGAAAGTGTGACAAAAACCACAAAGCAAGTGGTAATCAGACCTG GGGCAGTGTTGGGCCGAGACGGTGGTGCAATGAAGCAGATGCTGCTGCCCTTCTGGCTTGGTCTTGGTGGGACTCTAGGCTCCGGGCGGCAGCCATTTCCTTGGATCCACGTTTCGGACCTGGCAGGAATCATTGCTCATGCCCTGCAGTCTCCGGCTGACACACCACTTTCCTCACCACTGGTCTTAAATGGTGTAGCCCCCACCCTCAATACCAACTACGAATTCACCAAAGAACTGGGGCGGGTGCTGAGGCGGCCCACCATATTTTCTGTGCCGGGATTTGCCATGAACGCCCTACTGGGCTCGGAGAGAGCTGTGATCCTGACTCAAGGCCAGAAAGTGGTTCCAAAGAGGACCCTCGAGACCGGGTTTCAGTACAAGTTCCCAGACTTGACCTCGGCTCTCCAAGAGATTGCGAGTTAA
- the mettl17 gene encoding methyltransferase-like protein 17, mitochondrial → MVTRRYISCVFCQRASVVRILSKNMTAAANLQTSVDFLKGEPHKRHPGVTHLKTLRLPDDLQSAARSIIHRAQVPQLPDRTLKLTNFLWSRKRAVEDSTLRQKALSLEKELWEKAMQKAENVDKQVLVDRIQREVFSELRRTIYRWTPLKYDEELGVVYMAARMAGGYAAVRRALNEIKKRDASFAPQSLLDFGSGLGTVAWASHALWADTLKEMVCVDSSGPMNILAERLLKGDDEHADAHMKHVYFRQFLPMSPKVQFDLVTSAFTLSEIPTTKEREEVVFTLWRKTSSYLLLVENGTKEGHQILMEARDTLLQKKEKTIYDTRPASVFAPCPHEETCPKLALMPAVPCNFHQMYMPLYGHNSHTEKFSYLILTRERPPEAEGVKEVEWSRLIASPQARTRHVHCRLCCPNGQLKHVVVTARKHSRDVYRCARSSEWGDQLPLVPEVDDNEMTQNDES, encoded by the exons ATGGTGACACGAAGATATATTTCTTGTGTCTTCTGTCAGCGGGCAAGTGTAGTGAGGATACTAAGCAAG AACATGACTGCAGCTGCAAACCTTCAGACCAGCGTAGATTTTCTGAAAGGGGAACCACATAAACGACATCCAGGTGTGACCCACCTCAAAACCCTACGCCTGCCCGATGATCTCCAGTCGGCCGCACGCTCAATTATTCACA GGGCTCAGGTGCCACAGCTTCCCGATCGCACTCTCAAGCTGACAAACTTCCTGTGGAGCCGGAAGCGAGCTGTGGAGGATTCTACCCTGAGACAGAAAGCTCTGAGTCTTGAGAAGGAACTATGGGAAAAAGCCATGCAGAAAGCAGAAA ATGTAGACAAGCAGGTGCTGGTAGACCGCATCCAGAGGGAAGTTTTTTCTGAGCTCCGACGCACAATCTATCGCTGGACTCCATTGAA GTACGATGAGGAATTAGGCGTGGTCTACATGGCGGCTCGGATGGCTGGAGGCTACGCTGCCGTGAGGAGGGCTCTCAATGAG ATTAAGAAACGGGATGCCTCCTTTGCTCCTCAGTCTCTCCTGGATTTTGGGTCAGGGCTGGGAACAGTGGCCTG GGCATCCCACGCTCTCTGGGCGGACACTTTGAAGGAGATGGTGTGTGTGGACAGCTCAGGGCCGATGAACATATTGGCAGAACGACTTCTTAAAG GTGATGATGAACACGCTGACGCTCACATGAAACACGTCTACTTCAGGCAGTTCCTCCCCATGTCCCCCAAG GTGCAATTTGACCTGGTGACGTCCGCCTTCACTTTGTCCGAGATTCCCACCACGAAGGAGCGAGAAGAGGTGGTGTTCACTCTATGGAGAAAGACCTCCTCCTACCTG TTGTTGGTGGAAAATGGGACCAAAGAAGGACATCAGATCCTCATGGAGGCCAGAGATACTTTATTACAG AAGAAAGAAAAGACCATCTACGATACTAGACCAGCATCGGTGTTTGCTCCG TGTCCCCATGAAGAGACGTGTCCAAAACTAGCACTCATGCCTGCGGTACCCTGCAACTTTCACCAGATGTATATGCCTCTCTACGGG CATAACAGTCACACTGAGAAGTTCAGCTACCTCATCCTGACACGAGAGCGCCCTCCAGAGGCAGAGGGAGTCAAGGAGGTGGAGTGGTCTCGGCTGATAGCGTCCCCACAGGCCAGGACGAGGCACGTTCACTGTCGCCTGTGCTGCCCCAACGGACAGCTGAAACACGTTGTGGTGACCGCACGAAAACACAGCAG GGACGTGTACCGCTGCGCCCGCAGCAGTGAGTGGGGCGACCAACTTCCTCTTGTTCCGGAGGTGGATGACAACGAAATGACCCAAAATGATGAATCGTGA
- the parp2 gene encoding poly [ADP-ribose] polymerase 2 — protein sequence MRRTRSSQSKTLQQNEEVQSQKVWQWQGDEGQWEQYSSSDCALLDSAVAAGRTTVSLTLGSGVVYKVNLKNMVQVNPISKYKRKIRFQPMKAEGSGDTGDIGAPNDDPVEVKQEEEENDEQPAERGKRKRSQSKSEGKSNRRLKGETQEEEIVKTVVMKGKAPVDTECKAKLGKAHVYSEGGDVYDVMMNQTNLQFNNNKYYLMQLLEDDASKTFSVWMRWGRVGKVGQNSLTACGGDLLKAKDIFKKKFFDKTKNEWEHRASFEKVPGKYDMVYMDYSTSSKEEKEDQPVAKVSKKTSKLDMKVQSLLELICDLKAMEEVVLEMKFDTRKAPLGKLTLEQISAGYTALKRIEACLKRKDGGRDLVEACNQFYTRIPHDFGLKTPPLIRTEEELKAKIELLEALRDIQIAVKVVQNSENCDEHPLDRQYRSLNCQLYPLDPLSQEYKVIEKYLQSTHAPTHCDYTMSVLDIFTVDRDGERDHFLSQIHNRMLLWHGSRLSNWVGILSQGLRVAPPEAPVTGYMFGKGIYFADMSSKSANYCFARNHDQVGLLLLCEVALGDCNELLDSNYNANNLPVGKHSTKGVGQTGPDPKNSVTLNGVTVPMGPGVKTAAVAGRGSGYLLLYNEFIVYNPAQTRMRYLLRIKFNYSSLW from the exons ATGAGGCGGACAAGAAGTTCTCAAAGCAAAACTTTGCAACAAAATGAAGAAGTTCAGTCTCAAAAAG TTTGGCAGTGGCAGGGAGATGAAGGTCAGTGGGAACAATACTCGTCGTCGGACTGCGCCTTGTTGGACTCGGCCGTCGCTGCGGGGAGAACCACAGTCTCTCTGACTTTGGGCTCTGGCGTGGTCTACAAAGTGAACCTAAAGAATATGGTCCAAGTCAATCCTATCAGCAAGTACAAGAGGAAAATTCGCTTTCAGCCGATGAAAGCAG AAGGTTCTGGTGACACCGGTGACATCGGCGCCCCAAATGATGATCCAGTTGAAGtgaaacaggaagaggaggagaacgaTGAGCAGCCAGCTGAGAGAGGCAAGAGGAAACGAAGCCAGAGCAAGAGTGAGGGGAAATCTAACAGACGACTCAAAGGAGAAACGCAGGAAGAAG AAATTGTGAAGACGGTGGTCATGAAGGGAAAAGCTCCAGTGGATACAGAATGCAAAGCCAAGCTTGGGAAG GCTCATGTTTACAGTGAAGGAGGTGATGTGTACGACGTGATGATGAACCAG ACCAACCTTcagttcaacaacaacaaatattacCTGATGCAGCTGCTGGAGGACGACGCTTCCAAGACATTCAGTGTGTGGATGAGGTGGGGCAGAG TGGGAAAAGTGGGTCAAAACAGCCTGACGGCATGCGGTGGAGATCTATTAAAGGCCAAAGATATCTTCAAGAAGAA GTTTTTTGACAAAACCAAGAACGAGTGGGAGCACAGAGCGAGCTTTGAGAAGGTGCCTGGCAAGTACGACATGGTTTACATGGACTACAGTACAAGTTCAAAG GAAGAGAAAGAGGACCAGCCCGTGGCCAAAGTGTCAAAGAAGACCTCCAAGCTGGACATGAAGGTCCAGTCTCTCCTTGAGCTCATCTGTGACCTCAAAGCCATGGAGGAGGTTGTTCTGGAAATGAAGTTTGACACTCGCAAAGCTCCCCTTG GCAAGCTGACGTTAGAGCAGATCAGCGCGGGCTACACGGCACTTAAGAGGATCGAGGCGTGTTTGAAGCGTAAAGATGGCGGCCGCGATCTGGTGGAAGCCTGCAACCAGTTCTACACCCGCATCCCGCACGACTTTGG ACTGAAAACTCCACCCCTCATTCGGACAGAAGAGGAGCTGAAGGCTAAAATTGAGCTGTTGGAG GCTTTGAGGGATATTCAGATTGCAGTCAAAGTGGTTCAGAACAGCGAAAACTGCGACGAGCATCCTCTGGACCGACAGTACCGCTCCCTCAACTGCCAGCTGTACCCTCTAGATCCCCTCAGCCAGGAGTACAAG GTGATTGAAAAATACCTGCAGTCCACTCACGCCCCTACCCACTGTGACTACACTATGAGCGTGCTGGACATCTTCACCGTGGACAGAGACGGCGAGAGGGACCACTTCCTGTCACAAATACACAACAG GATGCTGCTCTGGCACGGGTCTCGCCTCTCTAACTGGGTCGGCATCCTCAGCCAGGGGCTCCGAGTGGCACCGCCCGAAGCTCCCGTCACTGGTTACATG TTCGGCAAAGGCATCTACTTTGCCGACATGTCATCAAAGAGCGCCAACTACTGTTTTGCCAGAAACCACGACCAAGTCGGGCTGCTGTTGCTCTGCGAG gtCGCCCTGGGAGACTGTAACGAGCTTCTGGACTCCAACTACAATGCTAACAACCTGCCGGTTGGAAAACACAGCACCAAGGGCGTTGGACAGACTGGACCTGACCCCAAAAACTCGGTTACCCT GAACGGAGTGACCGTGCCGATGGGGCCGGGCGTGAAGACGGCGGCGGTGGCAGGCAGGGGGAGCGGTTACTTGCTCCTCTACAACGAGTTCATCGTCTACAACCCAGCCCAGACACGCATGCGCTATCTGCTCCGTATCAAATTCAACTACTCATCGCTGTGGTGA
- the si:ch211-284o19.8 gene encoding protein lifeguard 1: MSELAETVVEPTFVDVSTPPPPPYNEEEQQQQPPPPYSEDLSGDPEVKGDTAECESSPDTKPESAPEVVPLYESPAFQDKAVRRAFVRKVFSILTLQLVFTFTVVCVFTFSDVVKKVVQANLWAYISSFCIFAVVAITLSCCKSFSRRHPWNIVGLAIITVSLSYVVGTMASYHNTRSVVITMASTLVISFTIIAFSTQTRYEMGICHGLLLILGVDLLMFGVFSTFYYSYIAEVCYGSLGALLYALFLMMDCQMMMGLMGHRLDPEEYVTAALMIYLDIMLIFIYLLGRR, encoded by the exons ATGTCTGAGCTAGCAGAGACAGTGGTGGAGCCCACATTTGTGGATGTGTCcacgccgccgccaccaccgtACAATGAAGAGGAGCAACAACAGCAGCCGCCGCCCCCATACTCCGAAGACCTGTCCGGAGACCCCGAGGTTAAAGGTGACACGGCGGAATGCGAGTCCTCCCCCGATACGAAACCCGAGTCTGCACCGGAAGTCGTTCCGCTTTACGAGTCGCCTGCTTTCCAGGACAAGGCTGTCAGGAGGGCATTTGTTCGGaag GTGTTCagcatcctgaccctccagctGGTGTTCACCTTCACAGTGGTGTGCGTCTTCACCTTCTCCGACGTCGTCAAGAAGGTGGTGCAGGCCAACTTGTGGGCCTACATCAGCTCCTTCTGCATCTTCGCGGTGGTCGCCATCACCCTCAGCTGCTGCAAGTCCTTCAGTCGCCGTCACCCCTGGAACATTGTGGGCCTG GCCATCATCACTGTCAGCCTCTCATACGTGGTTGGAACCATGGCCTCCTACCACAACACCAGATCTGTGGTCATCACCATGGCGTCAACGCTGGTCATCTCCTTCACCATCATCGCTTTCTCCACACAG ACACGCTATGAGATGGGCATTTGTCACGGCCTCCTGCTGATCCTGGGGGTGGACCTGTTGATGTTTGGCGTGTTCAGCACCTTCTACTACTCGTACATCGCTGAAGTCTGCTACGGATCTTTAGGCGCTCTGCTCTATGCTTTG TTCCTGATGATGGACTGCCAGATGATGATGGGACTGATGGGCCACCGCCTGGATCCCGAGGAGTATGTCACCGCCGCTCTGATGATCTACCTAGACATCATGCTCATCTTCATCTACTTGCTCGGGAGGCGGTGA